The window CGGCGCGTTGACGATGGTGTCGTGCTCGCCGCGTTCGCCGGCCGCGCCGGTGCCGGGAAACAGTGGCATCTGGTGCGTTGAGCAATACATCACGGTGGGATCGGCCCAGAAGATGTCCTGGGTGCCGTTGCCGTGGTGGACGTCGAAATCGACCACCGCGGCGCGGGCGATGCCATAGGTGCGCTGCGCATGGCGCGCGGCGATGGCGGCATTGTCGAAGAAGCAGAAGCCCATCGGCTTGTTGATCTCGGCGTGATGGCCGGGCGGCCGGGTCGCGACAAAGGCGTTGGTCGTGCTGCCTTTCATCACCGCATCGGTGGCGGCCACCGCGCCGCCGACCCCGCGCATCACCGCTTCCCAGGTGCCGGGGGACATTGAGGTGTCGCCGTCGAGATAGACCAGGCCGCTCGATGGTGCGACGTGCCTGAGCTCGTCGATGTAATGGCCATCATGACAGAGGCCGACGACGTCGAGGCTGCCCTCCGGCGCCTCGCCGCGCACCAGCGCCTTGAAGCGCTCCTCGCCGAGCACCTGTGCCACTGCGCGCAGCCGGTCGGAACGTTCGGGATGGCCGGGTGGTGTCGCGTGATCGAGGCACGCAGGATGCGTCAGCAGAAGCGTCATGCAAGGAATCCGGGCGCGGAAACGGCGCGGTGAAGATGGAGAGATAACTTAGTTGCTAAAGCCGGGTTCCGAAAGGGCTGCGCGCAGGAGTCCGTGGGCCTCGTTCCCCGGATGCCGTGCAACGCGCCGCCTTTCTTCACCCTCTCCTGGAGGGGAGGGTCGATGCGAGCGCCAGCGAGCATCGGGGTGGGGTGAATGTTGTGAATGTTCAGCCGTTGACTTTGTCGCTGTCACCCCACCCCGGCCCGCATCACGCTTCGCGTGCGGCACGCCGACCCTCCGCGCCTGACGCTGCCGCGTCCACCGCCACCCGCCCTGCATCCGTGACGATCGCGATACGCCCCTCTCAGTGGAACAGGATGTGCGGACTATAACCCGTTTAGGATTATTATCAAAGGGGGTGAATATTTTTTCCACATCAATCCTCGTCATTCCCCGGCGCGCCAATTGGCGCGCCTGAGGGCGCGAGCAGCGCCAGCTGCGAGCGAGCCCGGAATCCATACGCCCGATGGTGGTTATGGATTCCGGGCCCGCGCAAGAGCGCGTCCCGGAATGACAAAGGAGAGGGCAATGAATCCCGGATGGCGCTTCGCTCCGTCCGGGCTACGGATTTCAGCTCAATTCACCCTGATAATCCGATCCAGCAGCGCCGGCGCCACCGGGCTGTTGGCACCGAAATACGCATTCAGTGCATCGACGTCGTAGACGCCGACCTGCGGCGCGGTGCCGTCTTTCAGCGCGGTAAAGCCATCGCCGCCGACGGAGAGAAACGCATTGACCGTGACGCGGTAGGACGCTGTGGGATCGATGCGCTTTCCGCCGAGCATCATGCGCTCCGGCAGCACGCGTTCGCCGAATGCCGCGGCATTGTCCCAGGCGTAGCTGAAATTCTTCGATACCTGCAGAATCCGTGGCCGTTTCGGATCGAGCCACTGCTGTTCCAGTATCGCTTTGATCTGCGCGCCGGTCAGCGTCAGCGTCACCAGCTGATTGCGGAACGGCTGGCTGGCGAACACGTCGCCATAGCTGACGGAGCCGTCTGGTGTGCGGACGATATTGGCACGGATGCCGCCGGGATTGGTGACCGCGATCACCGCGCCGCCGGTGCTCTCGGCGGATGTCGCGGCCAGATGCGCATCGGCGATGATGTCGCCGAGCGGGCTTTCGCCGGCATCATTGGGCACCCGCGACAATGTTTCGGTGATGGAGCCCGCCGGGCGATTGGCGATCGGCGCGGCGACCTTGTCATAGGCCGCGAGCAGGGCTGTCTGCGCGGGATCGGCGGCATAGGTGGCGGTGCGGACGATGAGGTTGTTGGCCTTGGCGCTAATGACGTCCCGCGTATTGCGATCGAGCTTGAGGTCGATGGCGGTGACGATGGTGCCGTATTTGTCGCCGGAGGTGACGAGCCGGCCATCGATCTCGCAGGTATAGGCGCGATGGGTATGGCCGCTGACCACGACATCCACGGCCTTGTCGAATTTTTTCACGATATCGACGATCGGCCCGGAAATGCCCGGGCATTCATTGTAGTCGCCGGTCGGCAATCCGCCTTCGTGGATCAGCACCACGATGGCTTCGACGCCACGCGCCTTCAATTCCGGCACCAGCGCATTCACGGTCTCGGCCTCGTCCTTGAACTCAAGACCGGCCACGCCGGGCGGCGAGACCAGGCCGGGCGTGCCCTTCAGCGTCAGGCCGATGAAGGCGACGGGAATGCCATCGAACGTCTTGATCTCGTAAGGCGGCAGCACCGGCTGGCCGGTCCTGGTCTCGATGGTGCTGGCAGCGAGATAATGAAACGTCGCGCCGGCAAACGGATGCGGGCCCTGGCATTTGTCGGTGGGGTGGCAGCCGCCATTCTGCATCCGCAGCAGCTCATCCTTGCCCTCGTCGAATTCGTGATTGCCGACCGAGGCGATCTCCAGCCCCATCATTGACAGGGATTCGATGGTCGGCTCGTCGTGAAACATGGCCGACAAAAACGGGCTGGCGCCGATCAGGTCGCCGGCCGCGACGAAGACGCTGTTGGGCTTGCCGGCGCGGAGCTGCCTGACCAGGGTGGCCATATGCGCGGCGCCGCCGGCGGGCACGACGATCTTCTTCGTCTTGTCGGTGGGATCATCGATCGCGATGCCGCCCGGCGGCGGCCGCAGATTGCCGTGGAAATCGTTGATGGCGAGAACGGTGACATCGACAGGGGATGTCGGTTGCGCGTTGACGCGTGCGCCGGCGCAGCCCAGCAGCAGCGTGGCGGCGACAATCGTGAGGCGGAGTTTGATCATGCGGTCTTATATAGCGCCTCAGTATTACGCCTTCTTGCGCGAAAAGAACGCTTTGAAGGCCGCGATCGCTTCCTTCGATTTCATCCGTTCGCCGAACAGATGGCCTTCCTGATCGATCCGGCGGGTCAGGTCTTCCGGCGGCAGCTTCAGAAGCTTGCGCGAGATCGCCACCGCTTCCGCCGGAAGCTCGCAGATTTCGCGCGCCACCTTGCGGGCCTCGGCCTCGGTATGGCCGGGCGCCACCACCACATTGACGAAGCCGGCCTCGCGGGCTTCTTCCGCCGTCACCTTGCGGCCCATCACCAGGGTGGAGAAGGCGCGTTGGTGGCCCATGGTGCGCGGCATCAGCAGGCTGGAAGCGGCTTCCGGCACCAGGCCGAGATGGATGAACGGCGTCGAGAAGGTCGCGGTGGTCGAGGCCAGCACATAGTCGCAGTGAAACAGCATGGTGGTGCCGATGCCGATCGCGATGCCATCCACCGCGGCGATGATCGGCTTGGTGTTCTGCGCGAGCGAATACAGGAACTTCACGGCATTCGACGCGCGTGGGGACTCCGCCTTTTCGGCGCTGTCCTTCAGAAAATCCTCGAGATCGTTACCGGCGGTGAAGACGCCGGAGCCGCCGGTGATGATGATGCAGCGGATCGCCGGATTGTTCTGCGCGGTGTCGATCGCCTCGCTCATGGCGCGATACATGTCCTGCGTCACCGCGTTCTTTTTTTCCGGCCGTCGCAGCGTGATCACGCGGGTGGCGTCTTCGTCGGTAACGATCAGGTGCCCGGTCATTTTTTGTCCTTGCAAAGCCGCGTAGGCGCGACTGGCGCGTTTCCCTCGCACACACTACATCATCCCGGCACGACGGGGCGAGGGGGCGCACGGCCGTCGCCCAGCGTTTATTTGAACGGATCGAACTCTACGCCAGCAACACCGCGTCGGAAGACATCACCGAATCCGCGCTGTCGATCACCGTGCGCTCCAGCGATCCGGCTTGCACCGAGATGTTCTCGGCGAAGAATCGCGCCAGCGTGACATAGCGCTGCGGATCGCCGTGGCTGTCGCCGAGATCGCGCGCGGCCAGGGCTTCGCCGGCCAGCATGCAGCCGCCGAGCGTCGATCCGAACAGCCGCAGATACGGCGTGGCACCGGCGAGCGCATCGTTCGGCGCCGAACTCATGCGTTCGAGCAGCCATTTGCTGCTGCGCTCGAGTGCGCCCAACGCATCGCGCAGCTTGGCGCTGGTGGTGCCGAATGCCGGATCGTTGGAGGCTTCGACACGCGTGACGATGCCCGCCAATTCATCGAGCAGCGCCCACACCGACGCGCCGCCATTGGCCGCGAGCTTGCGCGTGACGAGATCGATCGACTGGATGCCGTTGGTGCCTTCATAGATCGCGGTGATGCGTGCGTCGCGATAGTGCTGCGCCGCGCCGGTCTCCTCGATGAATCCCATGCCGCCGTGGATCTGCACGCCGAGCGAAGTTACCTCGTTGCCGATGTCGGTGGAAAACGCTTTGGCAATAGGGGTCAGCAGCGCACCGCGGGCTGCGGCATCCGCACGGGCCTTCGCGTCGGTGCTGCGTGCGGCGATATCAAGCGCCACGGCCGTCGCGTAGCAGATCGTGCGGGCGGCGGCGGTGAGTGCGCGCATCTGCATCAGCATGCGCTTGACGTCGGGATGCACGATGATGGCATCCATGCCGTCGCCGCTCTTGCCGAGCGCACGGCCCTGCTTGCGCTCCTGCGCAAAGGACAATGCCTGCTGATAGGCGCGATCGGCGATGCCGACGCCTTCGAGGCCGACACTGACGCGAGCCTGATTCATCATGGTAAACATGCATAGCATGCCGCGATTTTCCTCGCCGATCAGGTAGCCGATCGCGCCACCCTTGTCGCCCATGGTCATGGTGCAGGTCGGCGAAGCGTGCATGCCGAGCTTGTGCTCGACGCCGCTCGGATAGATATCGTTGCGCGCGCCGAGCGAGCCGTCGGCATTGACGAGGAATTTCGGAATCAGGAACAGCGAGATGCCCTTGGTGCCGGCGGGCGCATCGGGCAATCGTGCGAGCACGAAATGCACGATGTTGTCGGTCATGTCGTGGTCGCCATAGGTAATGAAGATCTTGGTGCCGGTGATGCGGTAGCTGCCATCGGGTGCGCGCTCCGCCCGGGTGCGCAGCGCGCCGACATCGGAGCCGGCCTGCGGTTCGGTCAGTTGCATGGTGCCGGTCCATTCGCCGGACACCAGCTTCTCGAGATAGATGCTTTTCAATTCGTCGCTGCCATGGGCATCGAGCGCCTCGATCGCGCTCAGCGTCAGCAGCGGGCAGAGCCCGAAGGCGATGTTCGAGGCGCTCCAGATTTCCGTGCAGGCGGCGTTGATCGCCAGTGGCAGGCCCTGGCCGCCAAACGCTTCGGGACCGGACACCGCGTTCCAGCCGGCCGCGGTCCAGCGCCGATAGGCGTCCGGCCAGCCCGGCGCCGTCGTCACCCGGCCAGCCTCGAGCCTGATACCGTTCTTGTCGCCAATGCGGTTCAGCGGCGCCAGCACGTCGGTGGCAAAGCGCCCGGCCTCCTCCAGCACGGCGGCAGTGATGTCGCCGTCAAAACCGCCGTAATGGCCAGCTTTCACCGCGGCCTGCAGCCCCGCACCATGATTGAGGGCCAGCAGCATGTCGTTGATGGGCGCACGGTAGGTCATGGTCGGATCTCGTTTGCAGGAGTGGAGCCGTTGTATGCCGTATTCCCACGAAACGGGGCGGCTCTCAACACTCCAAAGGGCGAATTCGGCAGCCGGAACAATGCCCGTGTGGTGGTTGAAATGACGGAAATCTCTCTATAGACCG is drawn from Nitrobacteraceae bacterium AZCC 2146 and contains these coding sequences:
- a CDS encoding acyl-CoA dehydrogenase (product_source=KO:K00249; cath_funfam=1.10.540.10,1.20.140.10,2.40.110.10; cog=COG1960; ko=KO:K00249; pfam=PF00441,PF02770,PF02771,PF12806; superfamily=47203,56645), whose amino-acid sequence is MTYRAPINDMLLALNHGAGLQAAVKAGHYGGFDGDITAAVLEEAGRFATDVLAPLNRIGDKNGIRLEAGRVTTAPGWPDAYRRWTAAGWNAVSGPEAFGGQGLPLAINAACTEIWSASNIAFGLCPLLTLSAIEALDAHGSDELKSIYLEKLVSGEWTGTMQLTEPQAGSDVGALRTRAERAPDGSYRITGTKIFITYGDHDMTDNIVHFVLARLPDAPAGTKGISLFLIPKFLVNADGSLGARNDIYPSGVEHKLGMHASPTCTMTMGDKGGAIGYLIGEENRGMLCMFTMMNQARVSVGLEGVGIADRAYQQALSFAQERKQGRALGKSGDGMDAIIVHPDVKRMLMQMRALTAAARTICYATAVALDIAARSTDAKARADAAARGALLTPIAKAFSTDIGNEVTSLGVQIHGGMGFIEETGAAQHYRDARITAIYEGTNGIQSIDLVTRKLAANGGASVWALLDELAGIVTRVEASNDPAFGTTSAKLRDALGALERSSKWLLERMSSAPNDALAGATPYLRLFGSTLGGCMLAGEALAARDLGDSHGDPQRYVTLARFFAENISVQAGSLERTVIDSADSVMSSDAVLLA
- a CDS encoding 5'-nucleotidase (product_source=KO:K01081; cath_funfam=3.60.21.10,3.90.780.10; cleavage_site_network=SignalP-noTM; cog=COG0737; ko=KO:K01081; pfam=PF00149,PF02872; superfamily=55816,56300); amino-acid sequence: MIKLRLTIVAATLLLGCAGARVNAQPTSPVDVTVLAINDFHGNLRPPPGGIAIDDPTDKTKKIVVPAGGAAHMATLVRQLRAGKPNSVFVAAGDLIGASPFLSAMFHDEPTIESLSMMGLEIASVGNHEFDEGKDELLRMQNGGCHPTDKCQGPHPFAGATFHYLAASTIETRTGQPVLPPYEIKTFDGIPVAFIGLTLKGTPGLVSPPGVAGLEFKDEAETVNALVPELKARGVEAIVVLIHEGGLPTGDYNECPGISGPIVDIVKKFDKAVDVVVSGHTHRAYTCEIDGRLVTSGDKYGTIVTAIDLKLDRNTRDVISAKANNLIVRTATYAADPAQTALLAAYDKVAAPIANRPAGSITETLSRVPNDAGESPLGDIIADAHLAATSAESTGGAVIAVTNPGGIRANIVRTPDGSVSYGDVFASQPFRNQLVTLTLTGAQIKAILEQQWLDPKRPRILQVSKNFSYAWDNAAAFGERVLPERMMLGGKRIDPTASYRVTVNAFLSVGGDGFTALKDGTAPQVGVYDVDALNAYFGANSPVAPALLDRIIRVN
- a CDS encoding enoyl-CoA hydratase/carnithine racemase (product_source=COG1024; cath_funfam=1.10.12.10,3.90.226.10; cog=COG1024; pfam=PF00378; superfamily=52096), which produces MTGHLIVTDEDATRVITLRRPEKKNAVTQDMYRAMSEAIDTAQNNPAIRCIIITGGSGVFTAGNDLEDFLKDSAEKAESPRASNAVKFLYSLAQNTKPIIAAVDGIAIGIGTTMLFHCDYVLASTTATFSTPFIHLGLVPEAASSLLMPRTMGHQRAFSTLVMGRKVTAEEAREAGFVNVVVAPGHTEAEARKVAREICELPAEAVAISRKLLKLPPEDLTRRIDQEGHLFGERMKSKEAIAAFKAFFSRKKA
- a CDS encoding acetoin utilization deacetylase AcuC-like enzyme (product_source=COG0123; cath_funfam=3.40.800.20; cog=COG0123; pfam=PF00850; superfamily=52768); this translates as MTLLLTHPACLDHATPPGHPERSDRLRAVAQVLGEERFKALVRGEAPEGSLDVVGLCHDGHYIDELRHVAPSSGLVYLDGDTSMSPGTWEAVMRGVGGAVAATDAVMKGSTTNAFVATRPPGHHAEINKPMGFCFFDNAAIAARHAQRTYGIARAAVVDFDVHHGNGTQDIFWADPTVMYCSTHQMPLFPGTGAAGERGEHDTIVNAPLADGDGGTKFRSAFENVILPQLQKFSPELIILSAGFDAHRRDPLASLNLDAEDFGWVTRKLMDVADKSAGGRIVSVLEGGYDLQGLKESVAAHVTALMGA